AGCCACTCTTCCATCACATACCTCCGCCATGCGTCCTTCAGCGCACCGGCACGTCGTAGGCGGTGCACGGATCCGGCTCGGGCTGGAAGGTGTAATGCCACCACTCCTGCGGGTAGTTGCGGAAACCCCGCGCCTCCATCGCCGCAAGCAGGCGCTCGCGGTTGGCCTGCTGCTCCGCGCCCACCGGCGCGCCGGTATGCGCAGCCGGGTCGAAGAAGTCGAACGGCGTGCCCATGGACAGCGGCTCGCAGCCGGCATCGCTGCAACGGACCAGGGTCAGGTCCACGGTGGCGCCGCGGCTGTGGCCGGAGGTATCGGCGATGTAGCCGGGCACCAGGCTGTGCTTGTCCACCCGCGGATACCAGCGGGCCTTCTGCCGCGGATCGTCGGGCTCTTCGGCCCAGTCCATGAACGCCTCCACCGCGGTCACCGGGCGGTAGCAGTCGTAGACCAGCAGGCCCAGCCCTTCGGCCTGCAGGTCCAGCTGCACCTGGGCGAGGGCCCCGGCCACCTGCGGCAGCAGCAGGCAGGCGTCGGCCTCGTAGCCGGGCACGGGGGCGCCAGTGAAGTTGTTGGGGCCGGAGTAGCGCGCCTCGACCCGGATGCCGGGCCCCAGCGTGCGCACCTCGGCCAGCCCGGCCTCCGCGGCCGTCTCCGCCGGCGACACCTGCACCTCGCAGGCCATGGCGGCCGGCGCCAGCAGCAGGAGTGCCAGCAGGCGGGAGCGCATGCGGCGGGCCTCAGGGGCAGGCGCGCGCATGGACGAAGGCGAGGTCCTGGTAGTCATAGCTGAAGTCCGCTTCCGGATCGACCTTGGACAGGCGCAGGGTACCGCCCCTGCGCTCCGGCGGGTGCAGCCAGGCCTCCGCGTCGACGCCATCGTCGTCCCAGTCCACCAGCCAGTCCCCGCCCACCCGCATCAGTCGTCCGCGCATGCGTGGCGAGCGCGCCGAGGCGAAACCGATGCCGTCCCCGCGCGGGCACAGCGCCACCTCGCCGAACCAGGGATCGCGCCACACGCCCAGCAGCCCGGCAGCTTCGCGGCGGGTGGCGGGACGGCGCGAGCCGGTGTCGGGCAGCGGCTCGGCCTCGCGCCGCAGCGACCGCTCCTGGTCCAGCAGCGCGGCGTAGTGGGCCACGTCCAGCTTCGGGTCGGGGCGGGTGTAGCGCTTGGCCAGCACCTGGCCGAGCACGGTACGCGCGTCCTCGGCCTCGCCATTGATGAGGATCACGATGCCGGTGCGCAGGTCCGGCAGCAGGATCACCGAGGAATACATCCCGGACAGGGTGCCGGTATGGGCAACCTTCCAGTGGCCGTCCACGTCGGACAGGCGCCAGCCATGGCCGTAGGCGTGGAAGTGGCTGTTGTCCCATTCGCGCATGCGCACGCCGACCGGCATCGGCATGTGGCCGGTCCACGCCGCGCGGCGCTGCTCCGGCGACAGCCAGGGATGGGCTGGATCCAGCCAGGCGCCGATCCAGCGCAGCATGTCGTCCAGGCTGCAGCGGATGCCGCCGGCGGCCATCGAAGTGATGTCGGGGACCTCGCCGCGCTCCGCATCGCGCGCGACGTTGCGCCCGTCCACCCGCCGGTGCGGGCGCGCGATCGGCCCGGCCTCGTCGACGTTCCAGCTGCCGACGCGGCAGCCCTGCATTCCCAGCGGCGCGAACACCTGCTCGCGCACCAGGTCGGCGTAGGGCTTGCCACCCGCGGCCGCGGCGACCTCGCCCGCCACCACGTACAGCAGGTTGTCGTAGGCATAGCCGGAACGGAAGCTGGTCACCGGCTGCAGGTGCGCCAGGCCGGCGATGATGTCGGCGCGGGTGAAGTCGTTGGGCTCCGGCCACAGCATCAGGTCGCCGGCCCCCAGGCCCAGGCCGCTGTTGTGCACCAGCAGGTCGCGCACCTGCATGTGCCGGGTCACCCACGGATCGTGCATCCGGAACCGCGGCAGGTGCCTGGTGACCGGGTCGTCCCAGCGCAGCCTGCCCTGGTCGGCCAGCCGGGCCAGCACCGCCGCGGTCATGGCCTTGCTGTTGGAGGCGATCCTGAACAGCGCGTCCGGCGTCACCGGCTCGCCGCTGCCGGCGGCCAGTTCGCCGCGGGTGACCACCGCCGCGACCTTGCCGTCCTCGACCACGCCGACGGCGATGCCCGGCAGGTCGTAGCGCGCGACCGCCTGGTCGACGGCCTGTTCGACGAAGGCCTGGGCTGGCGCCGGCTGCGACGCCATCGCCGGGATGCAAAAAAAAGCGGCCGCCAGGGCAGCCGCAGGAGGGAGGAAGCGGGACATCGTGTGCTCCTGGGCCAGGCCCGCCCGGATGGACGGGCCCGGCACCGGTACATCAGAAGTTCCAGGTGACCAGCAGCTGGGCGTAGCGCGGCGACTGCCAGCGGGTGCCGGTGCCGAAGGTCGGGCGGTAGTCGCCCGGCTGCTTCTCGTAGCGGGCGCGCACGTTGATCACTTCCTGGTCGTTGAGCAGGTTGTAGACCGACAGGCGCACCTTCAGGTCGGTGCTCTCCACCGGCAGCTGCCAGGTCACGCTGGCGCCGACGTCGTAGATCCACGGCATGCGGCCGAAGGCGCCGCGCGGCGAGTACTCGTACTGGCGCTCGCCATTGGGCGCGTTGCAGTTGGCCACGCAGATCCAGCCGGTGCCGCCGCCGCTGCCCTCGCTGGTGTAGCTGGCGACCGAATCCTCGCCCGGCCAGGAGGTGCCGAAGGCGGTGATCGGGCCACCGGACATGGCGGTCACGGTGCCGCCGAACAGCCACTGCTCGTTGAGGCGGTAGCTGCCACGCAGCTTGACCTGGTGGCGGTGGTCGTTGAACAGGTCGCCGTAGCGCTGGTTGTTGGCCGGGTGGTCCCAGTGCTGGACCATGCCGGTATCGCCGTAGTTGGTGTCGGAGTTGACCGGGCCCTCGTGGTTGCCCGACAGCTTGGACCACAGGTAGGAGGCGTTGAACGCCCACTTGTCGTCCCAGGCGCGGTCGATCTGGAACTCCACGCCCTTGTATGTCCGCTCCGGCTTGAAGTAGCCGATGACCTGGTTGCTGCCGGCCATCATGTAGCCCTCGCGCGAGGTGTCGATCGTCACCCAGCCGTCCTGGGCGCAGCCCATGTCGGTGGTGCCCCACAGGGTGACCTTCTCGCCCGGGTTGGCGATCGGCCACAGGTTGCCGTGGCGCACGCCGCACAGGGCGTTGATGCGCATGTCGTCCACCGCGTGGGTCATGTCGCGGTAGGTGGCGTTGACGCCCCAGGACCAGGCCTGGTTGATCATGCTCTGGAAGCCGAGGATGAACTCGTCCTGGTACATCGCCTCCAGGTCGCGGTCCACGCTCTGGCGCAGGTCGCCGACGCCGATGTTCATGTCGTCGTCGACGCGGCCGATCTGCGCGCCCAGCACCGGGTTCATGTAGGCCGCGCCGGTGACCGGGTTGGTCGCCGGGGACCAGCCCTCCAGCACGTAGTAGGTGTATTCGTCGACCAGGCCGCCGGCGAAGGTGTAGTTGATGATGTTGTTGACCGGCAGGTAGTAGCGGCCGGCGTTGCCGAACAGCTTGGTGCGGCCGTCGCCGCGCACGTCCCAGGAGAAGCCGATGCGCGGGGACACCAGGTCGTCGAGCTTGATGAAGCTCGAACCGGTGGCGGTCTTGTAGTCCAGGCTGTCCACGCGCACGCCGAGGTTCAGCAGCAGGTTCGGGGTGACGCTCCAGTTGTCCTCGATGTACCAGGCATTGGCATCGGTATCGAACACGCCGCCGTCGCGGCGCTCGCGGCCCATGGCAACCTCGGTCACGCCGGCCGGCACGGTGGCGCCATTGCCCAGCACCGCGCCCGGCGTGTAGGAGTAGATGGTGAAGCGCTGCGCCGTCGGGCCCGGGTAGAAGGTCGTGCGGTCGGTGGTCATGGTCTCGGTGTCCAGGCCGAACCGCAGCAGGTGGTCGCCGAGGGTCCACTCGAAGTCCAGGCGGCCGACCTCGCGCTCGTCATGGTGGTCGACCACCGACGCCGAGGAGCTGGGATGGCAGCTGACCAGCGGCCGGCCCATGTCGTTGTAGATCGCGTTGTAGCTGGAATTGATGATCACCTGCGCGCACTGCTCGTCCGACGGCGAGGTGACCACGCTCTTGCTGCGGTTGGTGCCGTACATCGCCTTGGCGACGAAGTTCTCGCCGAAGCGGCCGGTCCAGGTGAGCGAACCGCTCTTGCCGCCGCTTTCGGAGGTGCTCACGCCGCTGAGCGCACCGCGCTCGCGGCCATCCCAGTCGTAGCCGTAGGTGGTGGTGTCGGTCTCGGCCTCGTCGGAGAAGGCCAGCAGCTCCAGCAGGTGGTTCTCGTTGATGTTCCAGTCGAGCTTGGCGCCCCAGAAGCCGTTGTTGGCGTCGCCCTTGTTCCAGCTGGCGCCGGAGCTGAGGGTGTAGCCGGAGTCGACCTTCTGCTGCTCGTACATGGCGAAAATGAACAGCTTGTCGCGGACCAGCGGGCCGGACGCCCAGGCATTGCCCTTGATCAGGTCGCGCTCGTCGCGGCTGGAGCGGTAATCCACCGGCACCGGGTTGCCGGCGCCGTCCACGTCGTAGAAGCGGTGGTCGTCGGCCTTGGAACGGAAGGCCTCCGGCTCGAAGGTGAACTCGACGCCGCCCTTGAGCTCGTTGGTACCCGAGCGGGTCACCGCGTTGATCACGCCGCCGGTGCTGCGGCCGAACTCCACCGAGTAGCCGCCGGTCTTGATCTGGAACTGGTCGAAGAAGGCGAACGGCGCGCTGGAGAAGCTCTGCCGGCGGTAGAAGTCGGTGACGTTGAGGCCGTTGATGTAGACCGAGTTCTCGGCGATCGACGAGCCGCCGAAGGAAATGCCGCCCAGCGAGGAATTACCGCCGATCACGCCCGGCGCCAGCATCGCCACCGAGGCCAGGTCCGGGGCCACCGGCAGGCGCCCGATCTCCTCGCGGTTGACGTTGGTCGCCGTCTCGATCGAGAACACGTCGACGCGGTTGACCACGCGCGACCCGACCACCTCGATCGTATCCAGGTTGGCCACGGCACCGTCGCTGCCGAGGTTGACCGAGGTCGTGCCACCCAGCGACACGCTGACCTCGACCGGCGCGCCTACCGGCTGGCCATCGCGCAGCACCTGCAGGCGGTAGTTGCCGACCGGCAGCTGGCTCAGGCGGTAGCTGCCGTCGTTGCCGGCAGTGACGGTACGGCTCAGGCCGGTCTGCTCGCTGGTCAGCACCAGCTGGTCGCCGGCAGCCGCGCGTCCGGCCACCGCGCCGGTCGCGCTCTGCGCCATCGCCAGCGGAGCCATGCTGCCCATGCACGCGCCCAGCGCAACGGCCAGGGCCGCCTTCCTCAGGATCCTGCTGTTCATCCCCGTGTCTCTCCCACAGTGGTGTTGGTGTGTTCCCCGCCCGTCCGTCCGCCGTCAGGCGGCAGCATCCGCCACTGGAACCGGTAGTCCCACTGGTCGAAATAGAGGTTCCCGCCGCGCCATTCGGCCTCGCCACGCTGCGAGTCCACGGTCTCGGAGCGGAAGTGGGTCTTGGCGGGCACGAAGTCGCGGGCGTAGTCGTCGTTGAAGGCGATGCGGTAGGCGTCCAGGCCGCCCAGGTAGAACCAGCGCAGCGCCGGGTCGTCGCTTTCCAGCCGGCCGGTGGTCACGTCCATCGGCAGCCAGCCGTAGGGGGCCAGGTACAGCCAGCCCCAGTCATGCATGTTGTCGTAGCCGACGTCCTCGTCGGAGTAGGTCCAGCCGGACTGCCAGCGCGCGGGAATGCCGTTGAGCCGCAGCAGGCTGACCAGCAGCAGCGTCTGCTGGCCGCAGTCGGCATGGCCGGCACCGAGGGCGTAGTCGCTGATGTTGGAGATGGTCGAGTACTCGCGCGCGCCGGCCCAGGGAATCCGGTCCACGGCCGCGAACAGCTTCTGCGCGATCCGGTACGGGTTGGTCTCCCCGCCCACCACCTGTCGCGAGAACGCACGCAGCCGCGGGGTGAACACCACGTGCGGCGCGCGCTCGGCCAGGTACGGCGCCAGCGCCGGGTCGTCGCGCTCCACCGGCACCACCTTGTCCGGGTCGACCGGGACATGCCGGGCATGCACGGTCAGCTCGTAGGTGATGGAGAACGCGGTCGGCTTGCCGGCCTCCGCCTTGCCTTCCAGGTAGACCGTGCGCATCGGTGCGTCTTCCGGCGCGACCTGGCCGCCGGCCGGCGAGGTGCCGACCAGGTGGATGCCTTCCTGCTGCCCGGGTATCGCCCGCGGATACGGGATCCAGGCACGTATCGTCTCGCCCGCGGGCACCGCGTCGGCATCGACCACCAGCGACTGGGTCACCTCCAGCCGGCGCGGAGCCACGCTGGTGGCACCGGAGGCCGCTGCGGCCAGCACTTCGGCATGGTGCGGATGCAGGCGTTCGAACGGACCTTCGCTAAATGGCTTCACCGGCGGTGCGCGGCGTGCCGCGGCCTCGGGACTGAGCCGGAACAGGTTGGACACCGCGCGCTTGAACCAGCGGCGCTCCCCGTCGATGTCCATGTGTTCGACCAGCCCGGCGGCATCCCAGGCCTCGAACTCGGCCTCGCGCAGGTCCGGCACCTGCCGCCGCAACTGCGCCAGCACGGCTTCGCGGTCGAGGCTGAAGTCCAGGCGGATGCGGCGCATGCGCTCGCGTTCGAACTCCAGCGCGCGGCGCTCCCCGGCCCCCATGCCGTCCGTGGCCAGCCGCGCGGCGATGCGCGACTCGGCCTCGGCGAAGCGTCCCGCGTCGACCGCGGCAACCACCTGCGGCAGGTCGTCCGGGGTGGCGGCCATCGCGCTCCCCAGCACGAGGCCCAGCAGCAGCCCGGCGCCAGCGAGAGGCAAGCGCCCGCCGCGGACCTGGGTCCGCGCTTTGGCGAGTGCCGCTGGTTGGCGAAAGCTGGCTTCCACGACGACACTTCCCGCGTGCGGTGGTGTTGCCGATGTAACACGCGCTGCGGGCCGGGTCAATAATTTATTCTTGACGCCGCAAATAACTGGAATAACTATTCTTGACGAACACGCCCCAGGGGAGTCGCCCACCATGAAAGTCCGCGACGCGCGGAGCACCCCGGTTCGCAGGCGCCTTGCCTGGGCGGGCCCGATGCTGGCAGCCCTGCTGCTGCCGGCCACCGCCTGGTCCACGCCGGCGCAGGCCGACGCCCCGACGTCGGTCATCGGCGTGCGCCAGTCCCAGCTCGATCCCGGTTACTGGATCGCCCGGCTCGAACAGCCGGACCGCGTCATCCTCGACCGCGAGGGCATCGCCGCGCAGAACGCGCGCATGCGCGCCGAAGACGCTTCGATCCAGGACATCGCCGCCCTGCCCGATCCGCTGCCGCGCGGGTTCGTGCGCGCACAGGTCGAAAAGCTGTCCTCGCCCCCCGCCCGCAGCCTCTACGACGGGCAGGGCAAGGAGGTACCGCCGCGCACCCTCGCCAACCTGCAGCGCGAGCTCGCGCTGGACGCGATCCCCGCCAGCCGTCCGCTGCAGTACGGGCTGGTCGTGCACCGCGCCGCGTTGCGCGCGTTCCCGACCTCGCTGCGGGTGTTCTCCTCGCCCGGCGACACCGATATCGACCGCTTCCAGGAATCGGCGCTGTTCCCGGGCGATGCGGTGGCGGTGCTGCACGAGAGCCGCGACCGCCAATGGCTGTTCGTGGCCTCCGAGCGCTACAGCGCCTGGATCGAGGCGCGCCATGTCGCCCTTGGCAAGCGCGAAGAGGTGCTGGGCTACGCCAGCCGCGCCCCGTACATCGTGGTCACCGGCGCCACGGTCCGCACCACCTACACCCCGGACGAGCCGCGGGTCTCGGCCCTGCAGCTGGACATGGGCCTGCGCCTGCCGCTGCGCACCGGGCTGGATCCGTCGCAGGCCGTGAACGGCCAGCATCCCTACGCGTCGCACGTGGTCGACCTGCCCGCGCGCCGCGCCGACGGCAGCCTGGAGTTCGTGCCGGCGCTGGTCCCGCGCTCGGCGGACGTCGCCGACGACTACCTGCCGCTGACCCCGGCCAACCTCGTCACCCAGGCCTTCAAGTTCCTGGGCGAGCGCTATGGCTGGGGCCATTCCTACGACGCGCGCGACTGCAGCGGCTTCGTCTCCGAGATCTACCGCAGCTTCGGCATGCTGGTCCCGCGCAACACCCGCGACCAGGCGGTGAGCCCGGCGCTGGACCGGATCGCCTTCGAGCCCGGCGACGATGCCGCGCGCCGCCAGGCCGCGGTGCGCGGGCTGCAGGCGGGCGACCTGGTCTACATCCCCGGCCACGTGATGATGGCCATCGGCCACGAGGACGGGATGGCCTACATGATCCACGACACCAGCGGCGGCGGCTGGCGCGGTGCCGACGGCAGCCGCGTGCGCGCCGGCCTCAATGGCGTCTCGGTGACCCCGCTGGACCCGCTGCTGTTCAACGACAACGAGACCTACGTGGACCGCATGACCAGCATCCAGCGGGTCCGCCCGCGTACTTCTCCCTGAGAGCCCAAGTGAAGATCACCGACATCGAACTGCGCATGCTGCGCGTGCCGCTGAAGACCCCGTTCAAGACCGCGCTGCGCACGGTCGACACGGTGGAGGACATCGTGGTCCTGGTGCGCACCGACACCGGCCATACCGGCCATGGCGAGGCACCCGCCACGGCGGTGATCACCGGCGACACCCACGGTTCCATCGCCGAGGCGATCGAGCGCTTCATCAAGCCGCGCCTGATCGGCCAGGAGATCGCCAACCTCAACCGCATCTGCGGCCTGGTCCAGGGCGCGCTGGAGCGCAACACCAGCGCCAAGGCGGCGGTGGAGATCGCGATCTATGACCTCTGGGGCCAGCTGTACGACGCGCCGCTGTACAAGATGCTCGGCGGTGGCGACCCGGTGATCACCACCGACATCACCATCTCGGTGGACCACATCGACAAGATGGTGGCCGACTCGATCTCGGCGGTGGAGCGCGGCTTCGACTCGCTGAAGATCAAGGTGGGCAAGGACATCGGCCTGGACATCGAACGGGTCAAGGCGATCCACGCCGCGGTCGAGGGCCGCGCCCTGCTGCGCCTGGACGCGAACCAGGGGTGGACTGCCAAGCAGGCCGTATACGCCATGCACGCGCTGGAGAACGCCGGCGTGCTGCTGGAACTGCTGGAACAGCCGGTCAAGGCCGCCGACATCGAAGGCCTGAAGTACGTCACCGACCGCGTCCATACCCCGGTGATGGCCGACGAGAGCGTGTTCGGCCCGGAACAGGTGTTCGACCTGATCCAGCGCCGTGCCGCCGACATCATCAACATCAAGCTGATGAAGACCGGCGGCCTGTCCAATGCCATCCGCATCGCCGACATCGCCTCGATCTATGGCATGCAATGCATGATCGGCTGCATGATCGAGTCGGCCATCTCGGTGGCCGCGGCGGTGCACCTGGCGGTGGCCAAGTCCGACGCGATCAGCAAGGTCGACCTCGACGGCCCCTCGCTGGGCCAGTTCAACCCGGTCGAGGGCGGGGTCATCTTCAACGAATCGGAGATCAGCATCACCGACGCGCCGGGCCTGGGCATCCGCGAGATCCAGGGCCTGGAGCCGCTGGCGCGCTGAGCGCCGGTTGCCAGGCCACGGCCCCACGGATGAATATCCCCGCCATGCCGCCACTGGTAAAGATCCGATCCGAACGCGACCAGATGTCGGCCATCGAGCGCCGCATCGCCGATTTCATCCTCGAGAACGCCCACCTGCTGCGCGACTACTCCTCGCAGCAGCTGGCCAGCGCGCTGGGCGTGAGCCAGTCCTCGGTGGTCAAGTTCAGCCAGAAGTTCGGCTTCCGTGGTTACCCGGACCTCAAGTACTCCATCGGCCAGGCCCTGGCCCGCAACGGCGGCGACGCCCCGGCCGGCGCCCCGCCGGAAACCGATGACGCCTACGTCCGCTTGGAGGAAGGCCTGCGCCGGAGCAAGACCGCGGCCGAGGAGGAAACCCGGCTGATCAACCCGCGCGAGCGGATCGAGGCCATCGTCGGCCTGGTCGATGGTGCCGGCAAGGTGTTCGTCTGCGGCCTGGGCGACGACGGCCTGTTCGCGCGCGAGTTCGCCATGCGCCTGTCGCTGCTGGGCGTGCTGACCGTGCACCACGCCGACCCGATCCTGATGATGGCCAACCTCTCGGCGGCGCGGCCCGGCGACGTGCTGCTGCTGTTCTCCGAGTTCGGCCAGCTGCCGCAGCTGTGCCAGCTCAGCCGCCAGTTCCAGGCCTGCGAGGGCAAGGTGGTGTCGATCACCCGGCACACCGCCAACCCGCTGCGCGCGCATGCCGACGCGACCCTGGTGGTGTCCGCGCACGATCCGGCCCCGCACGTGGCCCAGCTGCTGTACCGCTCCTCGCTGCAATACCTGCTCGACTTCCTGTTCGTGCTGCTGTGCCAGGCCAACCCGGACCGGCACCGCCAGCTCAACATCAACCTCGAGCGCATCCAGCACCTGCTCGATTCCTGAAGGCGCCCATGACCCAGTCCCGCAGCCCCCGCCCCCGCCTGCACCCGCTCCTGCG
This genomic interval from Pseudoxanthomonas suwonensis 11-1 contains the following:
- a CDS encoding dipeptide epimerase, with amino-acid sequence MKITDIELRMLRVPLKTPFKTALRTVDTVEDIVVLVRTDTGHTGHGEAPATAVITGDTHGSIAEAIERFIKPRLIGQEIANLNRICGLVQGALERNTSAKAAVEIAIYDLWGQLYDAPLYKMLGGGDPVITTDITISVDHIDKMVADSISAVERGFDSLKIKVGKDIGLDIERVKAIHAAVEGRALLRLDANQGWTAKQAVYAMHALENAGVLLELLEQPVKAADIEGLKYVTDRVHTPVMADESVFGPEQVFDLIQRRAADIINIKLMKTGGLSNAIRIADIASIYGMQCMIGCMIESAISVAAAVHLAVAKSDAISKVDLDGPSLGQFNPVEGGVIFNESEISITDAPGLGIREIQGLEPLAR
- a CDS encoding transglutaminase-like domain-containing protein — encoded protein: MAATPDDLPQVVAAVDAGRFAEAESRIAARLATDGMGAGERRALEFERERMRRIRLDFSLDREAVLAQLRRQVPDLREAEFEAWDAAGLVEHMDIDGERRWFKRAVSNLFRLSPEAAARRAPPVKPFSEGPFERLHPHHAEVLAAAASGATSVAPRRLEVTQSLVVDADAVPAGETIRAWIPYPRAIPGQQEGIHLVGTSPAGGQVAPEDAPMRTVYLEGKAEAGKPTAFSITYELTVHARHVPVDPDKVVPVERDDPALAPYLAERAPHVVFTPRLRAFSRQVVGGETNPYRIAQKLFAAVDRIPWAGAREYSTISNISDYALGAGHADCGQQTLLLVSLLRLNGIPARWQSGWTYSDEDVGYDNMHDWGWLYLAPYGWLPMDVTTGRLESDDPALRWFYLGGLDAYRIAFNDDYARDFVPAKTHFRSETVDSQRGEAEWRGGNLYFDQWDYRFQWRMLPPDGGRTGGEHTNTTVGETRG
- a CDS encoding TonB-dependent receptor; translated protein: MNSRILRKAALAVALGACMGSMAPLAMAQSATGAVAGRAAAGDQLVLTSEQTGLSRTVTAGNDGSYRLSQLPVGNYRLQVLRDGQPVGAPVEVSVSLGGTTSVNLGSDGAVANLDTIEVVGSRVVNRVDVFSIETATNVNREEIGRLPVAPDLASVAMLAPGVIGGNSSLGGISFGGSSIAENSVYINGLNVTDFYRRQSFSSAPFAFFDQFQIKTGGYSVEFGRSTGGVINAVTRSGTNELKGGVEFTFEPEAFRSKADDHRFYDVDGAGNPVPVDYRSSRDERDLIKGNAWASGPLVRDKLFIFAMYEQQKVDSGYTLSSGASWNKGDANNGFWGAKLDWNINENHLLELLAFSDEAETDTTTYGYDWDGRERGALSGVSTSESGGKSGSLTWTGRFGENFVAKAMYGTNRSKSVVTSPSDEQCAQVIINSSYNAIYNDMGRPLVSCHPSSSASVVDHHDEREVGRLDFEWTLGDHLLRFGLDTETMTTDRTTFYPGPTAQRFTIYSYTPGAVLGNGATVPAGVTEVAMGRERRDGGVFDTDANAWYIEDNWSVTPNLLLNLGVRVDSLDYKTATGSSFIKLDDLVSPRIGFSWDVRGDGRTKLFGNAGRYYLPVNNIINYTFAGGLVDEYTYYVLEGWSPATNPVTGAAYMNPVLGAQIGRVDDDMNIGVGDLRQSVDRDLEAMYQDEFILGFQSMINQAWSWGVNATYRDMTHAVDDMRINALCGVRHGNLWPIANPGEKVTLWGTTDMGCAQDGWVTIDTSREGYMMAGSNQVIGYFKPERTYKGVEFQIDRAWDDKWAFNASYLWSKLSGNHEGPVNSDTNYGDTGMVQHWDHPANNQRYGDLFNDHRHQVKLRGSYRLNEQWLFGGTVTAMSGGPITAFGTSWPGEDSVASYTSEGSGGGTGWICVANCNAPNGERQYEYSPRGAFGRMPWIYDVGASVTWQLPVESTDLKVRLSVYNLLNDQEVINVRARYEKQPGDYRPTFGTGTRWQSPRYAQLLVTWNF
- a CDS encoding serine hydrolase domain-containing protein, yielding MSRFLPPAAALAAAFFCIPAMASQPAPAQAFVEQAVDQAVARYDLPGIAVGVVEDGKVAAVVTRGELAAGSGEPVTPDALFRIASNSKAMTAAVLARLADQGRLRWDDPVTRHLPRFRMHDPWVTRHMQVRDLLVHNSGLGLGAGDLMLWPEPNDFTRADIIAGLAHLQPVTSFRSGYAYDNLLYVVAGEVAAAAGGKPYADLVREQVFAPLGMQGCRVGSWNVDEAGPIARPHRRVDGRNVARDAERGEVPDITSMAAGGIRCSLDDMLRWIGAWLDPAHPWLSPEQRRAAWTGHMPMPVGVRMREWDNSHFHAYGHGWRLSDVDGHWKVAHTGTLSGMYSSVILLPDLRTGIVILINGEAEDARTVLGQVLAKRYTRPDPKLDVAHYAALLDQERSLRREAEPLPDTGSRRPATRREAAGLLGVWRDPWFGEVALCPRGDGIGFASARSPRMRGRLMRVGGDWLVDWDDDGVDAEAWLHPPERRGGTLRLSKVDPEADFSYDYQDLAFVHARACP
- a CDS encoding SH3 domain-containing protein, encoding MLAALLLPATAWSTPAQADAPTSVIGVRQSQLDPGYWIARLEQPDRVILDREGIAAQNARMRAEDASIQDIAALPDPLPRGFVRAQVEKLSSPPARSLYDGQGKEVPPRTLANLQRELALDAIPASRPLQYGLVVHRAALRAFPTSLRVFSSPGDTDIDRFQESALFPGDAVAVLHESRDRQWLFVASERYSAWIEARHVALGKREEVLGYASRAPYIVVTGATVRTTYTPDEPRVSALQLDMGLRLPLRTGLDPSQAVNGQHPYASHVVDLPARRADGSLEFVPALVPRSADVADDYLPLTPANLVTQAFKFLGERYGWGHSYDARDCSGFVSEIYRSFGMLVPRNTRDQAVSPALDRIAFEPGDDAARRQAAVRGLQAGDLVYIPGHVMMAIGHEDGMAYMIHDTSGGGWRGADGSRVRAGLNGVSVTPLDPLLFNDNETYVDRMTSIQRVRPRTSP
- a CDS encoding M15 family metallopeptidase, producing the protein MRSRLLALLLLAPAAMACEVQVSPAETAAEAGLAEVRTLGPGIRVEARYSGPNNFTGAPVPGYEADACLLLPQVAGALAQVQLDLQAEGLGLLVYDCYRPVTAVEAFMDWAEEPDDPRQKARWYPRVDKHSLVPGYIADTSGHSRGATVDLTLVRCSDAGCEPLSMGTPFDFFDPAAHTGAPVGAEQQANRERLLAAMEARGFRNYPQEWWHYTFQPEPDPCTAYDVPVR
- a CDS encoding MurR/RpiR family transcriptional regulator encodes the protein MPPLVKIRSERDQMSAIERRIADFILENAHLLRDYSSQQLASALGVSQSSVVKFSQKFGFRGYPDLKYSIGQALARNGGDAPAGAPPETDDAYVRLEEGLRRSKTAAEEETRLINPRERIEAIVGLVDGAGKVFVCGLGDDGLFAREFAMRLSLLGVLTVHHADPILMMANLSAARPGDVLLLFSEFGQLPQLCQLSRQFQACEGKVVSITRHTANPLRAHADATLVVSAHDPAPHVAQLLYRSSLQYLLDFLFVLLCQANPDRHRQLNINLERIQHLLDS